A window of the Nitrosopumilus ureiphilus genome harbors these coding sequences:
- the lysW/argW gene encoding alpha-aminoadipate/glutamate carrier protein LysW gives MSKCEECDAEISIPSDALEGEIVTCPECGASFELEKSSDGFQLKPAQTVGEDWGQ, from the coding sequence ATGTCAAAATGTGAAGAATGTGATGCAGAAATTTCCATCCCTAGTGATGCACTTGAGGGAGAAATTGTAACATGTCCGGAATGTGGCGCAAGTTTTGAATTAGAAAAAAGTTCAGACGGTTTCCAACTAAAGCCTGCCCAAACGGTTGGCGAGGATTGGGGACAGTGA
- the lysX gene encoding lysine biosynthesis protein LysX: MSPDVTILYDTIRWEEKALLEAGKKNNINIQMVDCKKLALDLEKKPEDYGVVIQRCVSYYRNLHSTAALEGLGVKVINCLNTGVFAGNKLFTHMLLKKFGVPTPDATVAFSKEAALEALETQGFPKVIKPTVGSWGRLISKLNDRDSAEGIIESRENMYPIYQIHYLEEFVKRPPRDIRAIMVGDKIVAAIYRNSKHWKTNMALGGEAESCKVTSEMEEMCIKAKNAVQGDIVGVDLMESDEKGLVVHEVNNTTEYKNTVRVCQVDIPSLMLNYALNIEK, encoded by the coding sequence GTGAGTCCTGACGTTACTATTCTTTACGATACCATCCGTTGGGAAGAAAAGGCCCTACTAGAAGCAGGTAAAAAAAATAACATCAACATCCAGATGGTTGATTGTAAGAAGCTAGCATTAGATTTAGAAAAAAAACCTGAAGATTACGGAGTAGTTATTCAGAGATGTGTAAGCTATTACAGGAATTTACATTCAACTGCAGCTCTTGAAGGATTAGGAGTCAAAGTTATCAATTGTCTCAACACAGGGGTTTTTGCAGGAAATAAATTATTTACACATATGTTACTAAAGAAATTTGGAGTTCCAACACCAGATGCGACAGTAGCTTTTTCAAAAGAGGCAGCCTTGGAAGCATTAGAAACACAAGGATTTCCCAAAGTTATCAAACCCACTGTAGGAAGTTGGGGAAGGTTAATTTCAAAACTTAACGACAGAGATTCAGCCGAAGGCATTATTGAAAGTAGAGAAAACATGTATCCAATATACCAAATACATTATCTAGAAGAATTTGTAAAAAGACCACCAAGAGACATCAGAGCCATAATGGTAGGAGATAAAATAGTTGCAGCAATATACAGAAATTCAAAACATTGGAAGACAAATATGGCACTTGGCGGAGAAGCAGAGTCATGCAAGGTCACATCAGAAATGGAAGAGATGTGCATAAAGGCAAAAAATGCAGTTCAAGGAGATATTGTAGGTGTGGATTTGATGGAAAGTGATGAAAAAGGATTGGTTGTACACGAAGTAAATAACACTACAGAATACAAAAACACAGTCAGAGTTTGTCAAGTAGACATTCCATCATTAATGCTAAATTATGCTCTAAATATTGAAAAATAA
- a CDS encoding M20/M25/M40 family metallo-hydrolase, with amino-acid sequence MLEKALRLYTPSLSEKPLAEFLADKCDDLGFEDIEIDEVGNVIAKKGTGSPKIMLCGHMDVVPGKVKVRKEGDSLYGRGASDAKAPLMAMLFAAASIQNNNGTIIFVGAVDEEGNATGIKNLVKKEMGIDYAIFGEPSGINQVTIAYKGRLAINLKISVDDSSHASAPWLSKNAIHESMIFARELKERLEENQEDRSKGMQLTSSMTEIRGGTSHNITPKECETTFDIRIPVDMNCKTIEQKIATLVKEISQKREVEAFYSILDETEPFEAPHNSPLVRALTLGILEETQSRATLIRKTGTGDMNVLGNQWEIPVVTYGPGDPHEAHTIDEKVSIEEYLKGIEILKKTLQHLKRLHDRKMQ; translated from the coding sequence ATGCTAGAGAAAGCACTCAGACTCTACACACCATCACTTAGCGAAAAACCATTAGCAGAATTTTTAGCTGACAAGTGTGATGACTTGGGATTTGAAGACATAGAAATTGATGAAGTTGGGAACGTTATTGCAAAGAAAGGCACAGGATCTCCAAAAATAATGTTATGTGGTCACATGGATGTGGTACCAGGAAAAGTCAAAGTTCGAAAAGAAGGAGATTCACTTTATGGAAGAGGAGCATCAGATGCAAAAGCACCATTGATGGCAATGTTGTTTGCAGCAGCATCAATTCAAAATAACAATGGAACTATAATTTTTGTCGGAGCTGTTGATGAAGAAGGAAATGCAACAGGAATTAAAAATCTCGTTAAAAAAGAAATGGGAATTGATTATGCAATTTTTGGAGAGCCTAGTGGAATCAACCAAGTAACAATTGCATACAAAGGGAGATTAGCCATTAATCTCAAAATTAGCGTAGATGATAGTTCACATGCAAGTGCACCATGGCTTTCAAAAAATGCCATTCATGAATCAATGATTTTTGCAAGAGAACTCAAAGAAAGATTAGAAGAAAATCAAGAAGATAGATCCAAAGGAATGCAGTTAACTTCATCAATGACTGAAATTAGAGGAGGTACTAGTCATAACATTACACCAAAAGAATGTGAAACAACTTTCGATATTAGAATTCCAGTAGACATGAACTGTAAAACAATTGAACAAAAGATTGCAACGTTAGTTAAAGAAATTTCTCAAAAAAGAGAGGTGGAGGCATTTTATTCAATTCTTGATGAGACAGAACCATTTGAGGCACCTCATAATTCACCACTAGTTAGAGCATTGACATTAGGCATTCTAGAAGAAACACAATCAAGAGCAACACTAATCAGAAAAACAGGCACTGGAGACATGAATGTTTTAGGAAATCAATGGGAGATTCCTGTGGTCACATATGGTCCAGGAGATCCTCATGAAGCGCATACAATTGATGAAAAAGTATCAATTGAAGAATACCTAAAGGGAATAGAAATCTTAAAGAAAACTCTACAGCATTTAAAAAGACTTCATGATAGAAAGATGCAGTAA
- the dph5 gene encoding diphthine synthase codes for MLWFVGLGISGFKSIPIETLDVLSKADIVYLEQFTSPIGKSDLIKIKNATKGEFKPAKRWLVEDGNEILKNAKKKKVVLLSYGDPYIATTHIELRTRAIEEKIKTYSIHASSSLTSMIGECGLHFYKVGRIATIMSEMKSLTTPYYVSYKNIIEGNHTVLLLEYNQDKDFFLDPKDALNGLLETEKGQKRNVISLDTYAIIASRIGFKDQLIISGKISSLKKKDFGKPPHTIIIPGRLHFTESDALKILGQCIDEPFDNSEKTKKISIQMMEKYVPMVREALEEIEPHYKDQKEFQGILENAELYIKDAEKFLEDGQDEVAILSIGYADGLVDALRLAKGLDPKM; via the coding sequence ATGCTTTGGTTTGTAGGTTTAGGAATTTCGGGATTCAAATCAATTCCCATTGAAACATTAGATGTTTTATCAAAGGCAGACATCGTATACTTGGAACAATTTACCAGTCCAATTGGAAAATCAGATTTAATTAAAATCAAAAATGCAACAAAAGGAGAATTCAAACCAGCAAAAAGATGGCTGGTAGAAGATGGAAATGAGATTCTAAAAAATGCAAAGAAAAAAAAAGTTGTTTTACTCTCATATGGAGATCCATACATTGCAACAACACACATCGAATTAAGAACAAGAGCAATTGAAGAAAAAATTAAAACATATTCTATTCATGCTTCATCATCTCTTACTTCAATGATTGGAGAGTGCGGTTTACATTTTTACAAAGTTGGAAGAATTGCGACAATAATGAGTGAAATGAAATCACTTACAACCCCTTATTATGTAAGTTACAAAAACATTATTGAAGGTAATCACACAGTTCTTCTTTTAGAGTATAATCAAGATAAGGATTTTTTCTTAGATCCGAAAGATGCACTAAATGGATTGTTAGAAACAGAGAAAGGACAAAAAAGGAATGTCATTAGTTTAGATACATATGCAATAATTGCATCAAGAATAGGATTCAAAGATCAATTAATTATTTCAGGAAAAATTTCTAGTTTAAAGAAAAAAGATTTTGGAAAGCCACCACATACTATAATAATTCCAGGTAGATTACATTTTACAGAATCAGATGCATTGAAGATATTAGGTCAATGTATTGATGAGCCATTTGACAATTCTGAAAAGACAAAGAAAATTTCAATTCAAATGATGGAAAAATACGTTCCAATGGTCAGAGAAGCATTAGAAGAAATTGAGCCTCATTATAAAGATCAAAAAGAATTTCAAGGGATTTTAGAAAATGCAGAGTTATACATTAAAGATGCAGAGAAATTTCTAGAAGACGGTCAAGACGAGGTAGCGATTTTAAGTATTGGGTACGCAGATGGCCTAGTTGATGCATTAAGATTGGCTAAAGGTCTTGATCCAAAGATGTAA
- a CDS encoding adenylyltransferase/cytidyltransferase family protein: MLKQSEKLILAVMYVSQIDGRPLTQTIMKKSMLSEDMINSKIDELIKNQFVNEDRSTLTEMGRSSLRVVLAGGVFDIIHPGHIYTLNAAKALGDVLVVVVATDNTAVKMKKRNPIHSQKQRQELVNSLSMVDLCLIGQEDDIFKTVNLVRPEIIALGYDQVHQEKFITEGCKKIKLDAKVARLQSPIPDISSSKIEKEYGKSIHGI; this comes from the coding sequence ATATTGAAACAAAGTGAAAAACTAATTCTTGCAGTCATGTATGTATCTCAAATTGACGGGAGACCATTAACGCAGACAATTATGAAAAAAAGCATGTTATCAGAAGACATGATAAATTCAAAGATTGATGAATTGATAAAAAACCAATTTGTAAATGAAGATAGGAGCACGCTTACAGAAATGGGTCGAAGTTCATTACGAGTGGTATTAGCAGGCGGAGTTTTTGACATTATTCATCCAGGTCACATCTACACCCTAAATGCAGCAAAGGCATTAGGGGATGTACTAGTAGTAGTTGTGGCAACAGACAACACAGCAGTAAAGATGAAAAAAAGAAATCCAATTCACAGTCAAAAACAGAGACAGGAATTAGTAAATTCACTATCAATGGTGGATCTCTGTCTAATTGGACAAGAAGATGATATTTTCAAGACAGTCAATCTTGTAAGACCAGAAATTATTGCGTTGGGTTATGATCAGGTTCATCAAGAAAAATTCATCACGGAAGGATGTAAAAAAATTAAGCTTGATGCAAAAGTTGCAAGATTGCAATCCCCCATTCCAGATATATCTAGCTCTAAAATTGAAAAAGAGTATGGCAAATCTATTCACGGGATCTAG
- a CDS encoding DUF120 domain-containing protein, whose translation MTELKIQHILTLSYLLSKGARHNYVTITTSSLGKNIKKSQQSASKHLLELEQNQFIERIISGRNISVKITPKGFSEMVKLSAILRKSLDSSTSHVELKGTLVSGMGEGAYYMGLKGYTKQFQSKIGYVPFPGTLNVRLDQKIHQEAIKQFETLNGVKIKGFSDGKRTYGWVKCFPAKLNNSANCELIMLERTHHDDSIIELISKSCLRKTAKLKDGSKISIKIQINS comes from the coding sequence ATGACTGAACTAAAAATTCAGCACATCTTAACACTCTCATATCTATTATCCAAAGGTGCAAGACACAACTATGTCACTATAACAACTTCCTCTCTTGGAAAAAATATTAAAAAATCTCAACAATCTGCATCAAAACACCTCTTAGAATTAGAACAAAATCAATTCATAGAGAGAATAATTAGTGGTCGCAACATTTCTGTAAAAATTACTCCTAAAGGTTTCAGTGAAATGGTAAAACTCTCTGCAATACTGCGAAAAAGTTTGGATTCTTCAACATCTCACGTTGAACTCAAAGGAACTTTGGTTTCTGGAATGGGTGAAGGTGCATACTATATGGGATTAAAAGGATACACAAAACAATTCCAATCTAAAATTGGATATGTTCCATTCCCTGGAACTCTTAATGTGAGATTAGATCAAAAAATCCATCAAGAAGCAATTAAACAATTTGAAACTTTGAATGGTGTAAAAATTAAGGGCTTCTCGGATGGGAAGAGAACCTATGGATGGGTAAAATGTTTTCCAGCCAAATTAAACAATTCAGCAAATTGTGAATTAATTATGCTTGAGCGAACACATCATGATGATTCAATTATTGAATTAATCTCTAAATCCTGTTTGAGAAAAACTGCAAAACTTAAAGACGGTTCAAAAATTTCAATTAAAATTCAAATTAATTCCTAG